In the genome of Dermacentor silvarum isolate Dsil-2018 chromosome 1, BIME_Dsil_1.4, whole genome shotgun sequence, one region contains:
- the LOC119437754 gene encoding uncharacterized protein LOC119437754 has product MSAMRKEALLVAAIDELFSSSSDSEDDMLIDLIQKQCGEERPKVDRFVERVVRRLDDTGFRKHFRVSRSVCYRLIADYENSSFYPKHHGGPHPQKSAEEHVLSFLWFAGNKTTERAVAVMFGMAESTVNGIIERVAGYLDSISADVMRFPDTPEKKRAASAKFEEISGFPNVLGCIDGTYIETRCSAGKIASTYTNRHDKKSYGVQAICTADRKFVDVFLGPTGKMHDAETFKRSFALDKLPGVCEGKYHLLGDAAYPLREYLLTPFRDYGSLTPECVQYNLRLSQTRVRIENAFGLLKGRFRQLLYLEFWTVKKATLFILACCVLHNMCIEGGDNGLDYEDVGTTNASRPNPIEMLTFVDSKTEKVLKQLGEKKRKQIVRYLQTIQ; this is encoded by the exons ATGtcggcaatgagaaaggaagcgctgctaGTTGCCGCAATCGATGAGCTTTTTTCAAGTTCGTCTGACAGCGAAGACGACATGCTGATCGACCTCATCCAAAAACAATGCGGTGAAGAGCGGCCGAAAGTGGACAGGTTCGTTGAACGGGTCGTCAGGCGCCTCGACGACACCGGA TTCCGGAAGCATTTCCGGGTAAGCAGGAGCGTCTGCTACCGGCTGATTGCGGATTACGAAAACTCCAGTTTTTATCCAAAGCATCATGGAGGCCCACATCCGCAGAAATCGGCTGAAGAGCACGTTCTTTCGTTTCTTTG GTTTGCAGGAAACAAAACTACCGAGCGAGCCGTCGCCGTCATGTTTGGAATGGCGGAGAGCACTGTGAATGGAATCATCGAACGTGTGGCAGGCTACTTGGACAGCATCAGCGCGGATGTGATGCGCTTCCCAGacacacctgaaaaaaaaagagcagccaGCGCCAAGTTCGAAGAA ATTTCAGGTTTTCCAAATGTCTTGGGATGTATTGACGGAACATACATAGAAACGAGGTGCTCAGCCGGGAAGATTGCCTCAACATATACAAACAGGCACGACAAGAAGTCATACGGCGTTCAGGCAATTTGCACTGCTGATCGCAAGTTTGTGGATGTGTTCCTTGGCCCCACAGGCAAGATGCACGACGCTGAGACATTCAAGCGCAGTTTCGCTTTAGATAAACTGCCAGGAGTTTGTGAAGGCAAGTATCATCTGCTTGGTGATGCCGCCTATCCACTCCGAGAATATCTCCTGACACCATTCAGGGACTATGGTTCGCTGACCCCTGAATGTGTACAATATAACTTGCGCTTGAGCCAAACACGTGTACGCATTGAAAATGCTTTTGGCCTGCTGAAAGGACGTTTCAGGCAACTTTTGTACTTGGAATTCTGGACGGTAAAGAAGGCCACATTGTTCATTCTTGCATGCTGCGTACTCCACAACATGTGCATTGAAGGAGGGGACAATGGCCTTGACTATGAGGATGTGGGTACCACAAATGCCAGCAGGCCAAACCCGATTGAAATGCTAACCTTTGTAGACTCAAAAACAGAAAAAGTGCTGAAGCAACTAGGAGAAAAAAAACGGAAGCAAATTGTACGGTACCTTCAGACCATTCAGTGA